A single Tenacibaculum sp. Bg11-29 DNA region contains:
- a CDS encoding peroxidase, FMP-type produces MKNPQKSSVKPYKEWEEGLPTDSQFGILSKLHGTWVNWKGGPTGLHTTPMPSPGTSSETIFGVFHFKSQEYREQLKFTKVNAPVRNRAGSNEQFNAAVKYETAIVDNEGGLQHFENGMYLWLGDHEMPWRSDSPYQNPPTMFKHTSDEESIETDGGEPVMGPGELGPQYVPPYQISRSGVIPHGTTIHLTGNIKESGKDSAPHIANLWEQQYLAVSPSMGINPEKDLIQGSREKPAWTELPREEQEDGGVNSGRAYFESIFNYDDFGAKFPFTVQPNLKLSDANEGLEFKKYDMIELDTFHETGLQGGTINNVMIDRYCKVTRMRYRMWLEEIVDEETGNIIEQLQYEQIVDFEFMFGSTGGTTLWPHIQVNTLRREKDIPLNKRFKSIELPMDAPDEVSKETGSVVCPMGHSRRG; encoded by the coding sequence ATGAAAAATCCACAAAAATCATCAGTGAAACCTTATAAAGAATGGGAGGAAGGGCTTCCAACAGATTCACAGTTCGGTATTTTATCTAAACTCCATGGTACATGGGTTAATTGGAAGGGTGGCCCTACTGGGTTACATACCACTCCTATGCCTTCACCAGGAACATCTTCAGAGACTATCTTTGGTGTTTTCCATTTTAAATCTCAGGAATATAGAGAGCAGCTGAAGTTCACAAAGGTGAACGCACCAGTTCGTAACCGTGCAGGATCGAATGAGCAGTTTAATGCTGCCGTTAAATATGAAACAGCAATCGTAGATAATGAAGGAGGTCTTCAACATTTTGAAAATGGTATGTACCTCTGGCTGGGCGACCACGAGATGCCTTGGCGTTCTGATAGTCCGTATCAAAACCCGCCAACGATGTTTAAGCATACATCCGATGAAGAATCGATAGAAACTGATGGTGGTGAGCCTGTAATGGGACCTGGCGAACTTGGACCACAGTATGTACCTCCATATCAAATTTCGCGATCAGGTGTAATTCCACATGGTACAACCATTCATTTGACGGGTAATATAAAAGAGTCGGGAAAAGATAGTGCTCCTCATATAGCAAATCTTTGGGAACAACAATATCTGGCAGTATCGCCAAGTATGGGTATTAACCCCGAGAAAGATTTAATTCAAGGATCTCGCGAGAAGCCAGCATGGACTGAGTTACCTCGTGAAGAGCAAGAAGATGGTGGTGTTAATAGTGGACGTGCTTATTTTGAAAGTATTTTTAATTATGATGATTTTGGTGCTAAGTTTCCATTTACAGTTCAGCCAAATTTGAAGTTGAGTGATGCTAACGAAGGATTGGAGTTTAAGAAATATGATATGATCGAGTTAGATACGTTTCATGAGACAGGTCTTCAAGGTGGTACAATAAATAACGTAATGATTGATCGTTATTGTAAAGTAACTAGAATGCGTTATCGTATGTGGTTAGAAGAGATTGTTGACGAAGAAACAGGGAATATTATTGAGCAACTACAATATGAGCAAATTGTAGATTTTGAGTTTATGTTTGGTTCAACTGGAGGCACGACGTTGTGGCCGCATATTCAAGTTAATACGTTACGACGCGAAAAGGACATTCCGCTAAACAAGCGTTTTAAATCGATTGAGCTACCAATGGATGCTCCGGATGAAGTAAGTAAAGAAACTGGTTCTGTAGTTTGCCCAATGGGACATTCTCGTCGTGGATAA
- the prmC gene encoding peptide chain release factor N(5)-glutamine methyltransferase, whose translation MTLKNYKIYFTEQLSSIYPQTEIDTFFYYLIEEYIDLQRIDLIMQPDFEINFEKELLFNNAIKRLQKEEPIQYIIGNTEFYGLPFLVDENTLIPRPETEELVEWIINEVNSEVKINILDIGTGTGCIPISLKKKLQNATVSAVDVSINALKKATENATLNSVEINFIEQDILKTTSLNVIASKTKLFSIEKESTSLKIPRNDLKFDIIVSNPPYVRELEKAEIKNNVLENEPHLALFVEDNNPLIFYDKIADLAKNHLTKDGYLFFEINQYLGKETVDMLKKKGFTNIELRKDFSGNDRMIKASL comes from the coding sequence ATGACACTCAAAAACTACAAAATATATTTCACAGAGCAATTATCATCAATTTATCCTCAAACAGAAATAGATACTTTTTTCTATTATTTAATTGAGGAGTATATCGATTTACAACGAATTGATTTAATAATGCAGCCTGATTTTGAAATAAATTTTGAAAAGGAATTGCTTTTTAATAACGCTATAAAAAGACTTCAAAAAGAAGAACCAATACAATATATTATAGGAAATACTGAATTCTATGGTTTACCTTTCTTAGTTGATGAAAATACTTTAATCCCAAGACCTGAAACAGAAGAATTAGTAGAATGGATTATAAACGAAGTTAATTCTGAAGTTAAAATAAACATCCTTGATATCGGAACAGGAACTGGTTGTATTCCTATTTCACTGAAAAAAAAATTACAAAATGCAACTGTTTCAGCAGTTGATGTTTCTATAAATGCTTTAAAAAAGGCAACGGAAAATGCAACATTAAACAGTGTTGAAATTAATTTTATTGAACAAGACATTTTAAAAACAACTAGTTTAAACGTTATTGCGAGTAAAACGAAGCTGTTTTCTATAGAAAAAGAGAGTACTTCGTTGAAAATTCCTCGTAATGACCTGAAATTTGATATAATTGTTTCAAATCCACCTTATGTTAGAGAATTAGAAAAAGCTGAAATAAAAAATAATGTTTTAGAAAACGAACCACATTTAGCGTTGTTTGTTGAGGATAATAATCCGCTTATCTTTTATGATAAAATTGCTGACTTAGCAAAAAATCATCTTACTAAAGATGGATATTTATTCTTTGAAATCAATCAATACTTAGGAAAAGAGACTGTTGATATGTTAAAGAAAAAAGGGTTTACAAATATTGAATTACGTAAAGATTTTTCGGGTAACGATCGAATGATTAAAGCTTCATTATAA
- a CDS encoding FAD-dependent oxidoreductase, with protein sequence MKTDSILTTNTDVLIVGAGVSGLYTAYRLLQQDSKRKVVILDRLNRTGGRLDSDLVAIKDPYDTKKSIVKEEEGGMRFEDSMTELMSLFTALGLCKDAVYFPMTTNRYFFRGHSFTVAESEENNNAIWGELYDLEPAEQNQSPGAILGVIYQRILNVNGIENVPTKPTPEFWQTFRLDFKWAGIPLYKWQLGGLIRSMGYSEECLMMLTEVLGFRGPFQGLPNAGAAWQILEDFPENPQYFTLKRGFSSLIRKLEDEVTKLGGVIHTGINVNTVNGKKGTYKVNLSIAEKGNSAYVFEQDTKTSIMDAKQVILAIPSKAMSLLFAASPLMNINKNSRTFWKDINSIQPMSLLKINLYFDRPWWADGSTGQPLVLAGPSFADLPINSIYPFYTVQTEPGAPNKGKPAALTIYCDFTNTIFWQGLQNVGEKFDSPLQKEHSKKPQTLFPASKKVVVEAIKQIKSLFNTHYVPEPVLTSYRSWDGENDFPHAYHQWGLNTNDREVISRMTKPLHNEDIFTCNETWSDMQGWVNGSLRSSEKMLKYNYGLESITENHSACILVPPTE encoded by the coding sequence ATGAAAACAGATTCAATACTTACAACTAATACAGATGTGTTAATTGTAGGGGCAGGTGTTTCAGGTTTATATACTGCTTATAGACTTCTTCAACAAGATAGCAAAAGAAAGGTTGTTATTCTTGATCGTTTAAACCGTACAGGTGGTAGGCTCGACTCCGATTTGGTTGCTATTAAAGATCCTTATGATACTAAAAAATCTATAGTAAAAGAAGAGGAAGGAGGAATGCGTTTTGAAGATTCAATGACCGAATTGATGTCGCTTTTCACTGCGCTTGGATTATGTAAAGATGCGGTTTACTTTCCAATGACAACCAATAGGTATTTTTTTAGAGGCCATAGTTTTACAGTCGCTGAATCTGAAGAGAATAATAATGCTATTTGGGGTGAATTATATGACCTCGAACCTGCAGAACAAAATCAAAGTCCTGGTGCAATTTTAGGGGTAATTTATCAAAGAATTCTTAATGTAAATGGAATCGAAAATGTACCAACAAAACCTACTCCTGAGTTTTGGCAAACATTTAGGCTTGATTTTAAGTGGGCTGGAATTCCTCTTTATAAATGGCAACTTGGTGGTTTAATAAGAAGCATGGGATATTCAGAAGAATGTCTTATGATGTTAACCGAAGTACTTGGTTTTCGTGGTCCTTTTCAAGGATTACCAAATGCTGGTGCAGCTTGGCAAATTTTGGAAGACTTCCCAGAAAACCCACAATATTTCACTTTAAAACGTGGGTTCAGTTCCTTAATACGTAAACTAGAAGATGAAGTAACCAAGCTAGGAGGTGTGATTCATACAGGAATCAATGTAAATACGGTTAATGGTAAAAAAGGAACTTATAAAGTAAATTTAAGTATCGCTGAAAAAGGTAATTCAGCATACGTTTTTGAACAAGATACTAAGACATCTATTATGGATGCCAAACAAGTTATTCTTGCAATTCCAAGTAAAGCGATGTCTTTGTTATTTGCAGCCTCTCCATTGATGAATATTAATAAAAATTCAAGAACATTTTGGAAAGATATTAATTCTATTCAACCTATGAGTTTGCTAAAAATCAATCTTTATTTTGATAGACCTTGGTGGGCAGACGGTTCTACAGGGCAACCTTTAGTATTAGCAGGTCCTTCATTTGCTGATTTACCTATTAATTCTATTTATCCTTTTTATACGGTACAAACAGAACCTGGAGCTCCAAATAAAGGTAAGCCAGCAGCATTAACTATTTATTGTGATTTTACGAATACTATTTTCTGGCAAGGATTACAAAATGTAGGTGAGAAATTTGACAGCCCTTTGCAAAAAGAACATTCTAAAAAACCACAAACCCTATTTCCTGCTTCAAAAAAAGTAGTAGTAGAAGCCATAAAACAAATTAAAAGTTTGTTTAACACACATTATGTACCTGAACCTGTATTAACAAGTTATCGCTCATGGGACGGGGAAAATGATTTCCCTCATGCGTATCATCAATGGGGGCTTAATACTAACGATAGAGAAGTTATTTCTCGAATGACAAAACCATTACATAATGAAGATATTTTTACCTGTAATGAAACTTGGTCTGACATGCAAGGATGGGTAAATGGTTCACTTCGATCTTCTGAAAAAATGTTAAAGTATAATTACGGATTAGAATCTATTACAGAAAATCATTCAGCTTGTATTTTGGTTCCTCCTACAGAGTAA